A window of Mucilaginibacter sp. PAMC 26640 contains these coding sequences:
- a CDS encoding methyltransferase, which translates to MKDIFGTALYDHFKGTKAAKLFIYNKYGPKEEMPLEVYFRTELEMPELELMALGRCHGRVLDIGAGAGSHALCLQNLGTDVTALDISGRAVDIMRERGLKQAIEQDIYTYKGEKYDTLLLLMNGIGLAGNTERLRVFLRHSKTLLNLGGQLLFDSSDIAYLYQGNLPAGRYYGELWYQYGYKGQKTDWFQWLYIDQDMLIDIASEEGWAVEILHEDNMDQYLARLMVAD; encoded by the coding sequence TTGAAAGACATTTTCGGCACCGCACTATACGATCATTTTAAGGGCACAAAAGCAGCCAAGCTATTTATCTACAATAAATATGGGCCAAAAGAAGAAATGCCACTTGAAGTATACTTCCGCACAGAGTTAGAAATGCCCGAGCTGGAATTAATGGCACTTGGCCGCTGCCATGGCCGGGTGTTGGATATTGGTGCGGGCGCTGGCAGCCATGCTTTATGCCTGCAAAACCTTGGCACCGATGTTACCGCATTGGACATTTCGGGCAGGGCAGTAGATATCATGCGCGAGCGTGGTTTAAAGCAAGCCATTGAGCAGGATATTTATACCTACAAAGGTGAAAAGTATGACACCTTGTTACTATTGATGAATGGCATTGGCCTCGCTGGTAATACAGAGCGATTACGCGTTTTTTTACGCCACAGCAAAACGCTTCTTAATTTGGGCGGCCAGTTATTGTTTGATTCTTCGGATATTGCCTATCTATACCAGGGAAACCTGCCGGCAGGAAGATATTACGGCGAGTTGTGGTATCAGTATGGATACAAGGGTCAAAAAACCGACTGGTTTCAGTGGCTCTATATAGATCAGGATATGCTTATTGATATTGCCTCGGAAGAAGGATGGGCCGTTGAGATTTTGCACGAAGATAATATGGACCAATACCTTGCGCGACTGATGGTGGCAGACTAA
- a CDS encoding HAD family hydrolase, translating to MKKLVIFDLDGTLAESKAAIDEEMANTLSNLLKVAKVAIISGGDWPQFEKQVLSHLDDKALKRLSILPTCGTKYYSYKNGWKQRYAENFTMAEKQLIIKELEAAVEESGFKAKKTWGEQIEDRGSQVTFSALGQQAPLNDKKKWDPDFAKRKVIKKTLDQTLKAFSVQMGGATSIDITKPGIDKAYGIRKLKKVLDIKISEMIFIGDALFEGGNDHPARKTGVTCIQVRDPEETKRVIEGIVACLGSKK from the coding sequence ATGAAGAAGCTGGTAATATTTGATTTGGATGGTACACTTGCTGAAAGCAAAGCTGCAATAGATGAGGAAATGGCAAATACGCTTAGCAATCTGTTGAAAGTTGCCAAAGTGGCGATCATATCGGGGGGCGACTGGCCCCAGTTTGAAAAGCAAGTACTCTCCCACTTAGATGATAAAGCTTTGAAAAGGCTCTCCATCCTGCCAACTTGCGGTACTAAATACTATTCTTATAAAAATGGCTGGAAACAGCGATATGCAGAAAATTTCACCATGGCAGAAAAACAGCTAATTATTAAAGAATTGGAAGCAGCAGTTGAAGAGTCGGGTTTTAAAGCAAAGAAAACCTGGGGCGAACAAATTGAAGACCGTGGCAGCCAGGTAACTTTTTCTGCATTAGGCCAGCAGGCGCCACTTAACGATAAAAAGAAATGGGATCCGGATTTTGCAAAACGCAAAGTGATCAAGAAAACTTTGGACCAAACACTTAAGGCTTTTTCGGTACAAATGGGCGGTGCAACATCCATAGATATTACCAAACCGGGTATAGATAAGGCTTACGGTATTCGCAAACTTAAAAAAGTGTTGGATATAAAGATCTCTGAGATGATCTTTATCGGAGATGCATTATTTGAGGGCGGTAACGATCATCCTGCGCGCAAAACCGGTGTAACCTGCATCCAGGTTCGCGACCCTGAGGAAACAAAAAGAGTGATTGAGGGAATAGTAGCCTGTTTAGGTTCCAAAAAATAG
- a CDS encoding oxidoreductase: MANTGKYALITGATSGIGYELAKLFAKDGYNMVIVSRNQQELDNKAAEFRQSGVEVITIAKDFFNRDEVFSLCDDIKARGLQIDVLVNDAGQGVYGEFKDTEIDRELRIIDLNIGALTILTKYFVKEMTSRNSGKILNLASIASTTPGPWQAVYHATKAYVLSLTEAVREEVKDTEVVITALLPGVTDTDFFNKAGMNSSKAVQDKSAMANAADVAKDGYDALMAGTDKVVSGIKNKVQVAMGNLTPDAALAHMVYEQQKPVERD; encoded by the coding sequence ATGGCAAACACAGGAAAATATGCCCTGATAACCGGTGCAACCAGCGGAATAGGGTACGAATTAGCGAAACTTTTTGCGAAAGACGGATATAACATGGTCATCGTATCACGCAATCAGCAGGAATTGGATAACAAAGCCGCTGAATTTCGTCAAAGTGGGGTAGAGGTAATTACGATTGCCAAAGACTTTTTTAATCGAGATGAAGTGTTTTCGCTTTGCGATGATATCAAAGCCCGCGGATTGCAAATAGATGTGCTGGTAAATGATGCAGGACAGGGCGTTTATGGTGAGTTTAAAGATACCGAAATAGACCGTGAACTGCGAATTATCGACCTTAATATTGGTGCATTAACCATTCTGACAAAGTATTTTGTTAAAGAAATGACTAGCCGGAACTCGGGTAAGATTCTCAACCTGGCATCTATAGCCAGTACCACTCCCGGCCCGTGGCAAGCAGTTTACCATGCAACCAAGGCATATGTGTTATCGCTGACAGAAGCTGTGCGAGAAGAAGTGAAAGATACAGAGGTGGTTATCACTGCATTGCTGCCGGGTGTAACTGATACCGATTTCTTCAACAAGGCAGGTATGAATAGCAGCAAGGCAGTGCAGGATAAATCTGCAATGGCTAATGCGGCCGACGTAGCCAAAGATGGTTATGATGCTTTAATGGCCGGTACCGATAAAGTAGTATCCGGTATTAAAAATAAAGTACAGGTAGCTATGGGGAACTTAACACCAGATGCCGCATTGGCACATATGGTTTATGAACAACAGAAACCAGTTGAACGTGACTAA
- a CDS encoding NAD(P)-dependent oxidoreductase: protein MENKEGVKVADKQEHQPGIEAKMEPRPEYMKATYKAAGKLADKVALITGGDSGIGRAIAVHYAAEGADVAIVYLDESEDAEETKRLVEAKGKQCILIPGDVKDRDFCKNAVEQKIAKLGKLNILVNNAGVQFPQKEFRDISGEQLETTFKTNIFAYFHFAAAALDHLKAGDTIINTTSVTAYRSSPNLVDYSSTKGAITTFTRSLATNLVEKNIRVNAVAPGPVWTPLIVSTFEEEKIKDFGSETAMKRAGQPSEVAPAYVFLASDDSSFITGQVIHVNGGEVVNG, encoded by the coding sequence ATGGAAAATAAAGAAGGAGTAAAAGTGGCTGATAAGCAGGAACACCAGCCTGGTATAGAAGCAAAGATGGAGCCGAGGCCAGAGTATATGAAGGCAACCTACAAAGCAGCAGGGAAACTGGCTGATAAAGTAGCACTGATAACCGGCGGAGATAGTGGCATTGGCCGGGCAATAGCGGTACACTATGCAGCGGAAGGTGCGGACGTTGCCATTGTTTACCTGGATGAAAGCGAAGATGCCGAAGAAACCAAAAGATTGGTTGAGGCAAAGGGCAAACAATGTATATTAATACCGGGGGACGTAAAAGATCGCGATTTTTGTAAAAATGCCGTTGAGCAAAAGATAGCAAAGCTAGGCAAGCTCAACATTCTGGTCAATAATGCGGGTGTTCAATTCCCTCAAAAGGAGTTCAGAGATATCAGCGGGGAGCAACTCGAAACTACCTTTAAAACAAATATCTTTGCTTATTTCCATTTCGCAGCAGCAGCTTTGGATCATTTAAAAGCAGGCGATACCATAATAAATACAACATCGGTAACCGCTTACCGCTCTTCACCTAACCTTGTTGATTATTCATCAACAAAAGGGGCAATCACTACTTTCACCCGTTCGCTGGCCACCAATTTGGTCGAAAAAAATATCAGGGTGAATGCAGTTGCACCCGGCCCGGTTTGGACTCCGCTCATCGTATCAACATTTGAGGAAGAGAAGATAAAAGATTTTGGAAGTGAAACTGCAATGAAACGGGCAGGGCAGCCCTCCGAGGTAGCGCCGGCCTACGTCTTCCTTGCTTCTGATGACTCCTCATTTATTACCGGGCAGGTAATACATGTAAACGGGGGAGAAGTGGTTAATGGTTAG
- a CDS encoding glutathione-dependent formaldehyde dehydrogenase has protein sequence MKAAVFHKPGDIRYDTVEDPRIENSRDVILKVTSTAICGSDLHILSGGVPQADPMVMGHEFMGIVEEVGSEITNLKRGDRVVVPFPIACGHCFFCNHDASPACENSNYKHYGPNGDMADQKGAALFGYTDLYGGYSGGQAEYVRVPYADISPRVVPDNMTDEQVLFLTDIFPTGWSAIDWAQLKGGEVVAIFGSGPVGLMAQKAAWINGASRVIAIDPVNYRLDKARAVNKVDTLNPNEVDVVEAIREMTGGRGADVCVDAVGFEPERTILDRAKAAINFEVGSMKVLDMAFKAVRRMGTVSIVGVYGSTYDNFPFHRLFDKGITLKMGQAPVINYIDHLIDLVKEEKVVLDDIISHTLPLSEVTHAYEIFDKKEDDCVKVVLKP, from the coding sequence ATGAAAGCTGCAGTATTTCACAAACCAGGCGACATACGCTATGACACGGTAGAAGATCCCAGGATCGAAAACTCACGTGATGTAATTCTCAAAGTAACCTCGACAGCTATTTGCGGTTCGGATTTACATATTCTCAGTGGCGGCGTGCCGCAAGCCGACCCAATGGTAATGGGGCACGAATTTATGGGCATAGTGGAAGAGGTAGGATCAGAAATTACTAACTTAAAACGTGGTGACCGCGTTGTGGTACCATTCCCAATTGCATGCGGGCATTGTTTTTTCTGTAATCACGATGCTTCTCCGGCTTGCGAAAATTCTAATTATAAGCACTACGGACCTAATGGTGACATGGCCGATCAAAAAGGGGCAGCATTATTTGGTTACACCGATCTTTACGGTGGATATTCTGGCGGCCAGGCAGAATACGTACGGGTTCCCTACGCTGATATCAGCCCGCGCGTGGTGCCAGATAACATGACGGATGAACAAGTTTTGTTCCTTACTGATATATTTCCAACAGGTTGGTCGGCTATTGACTGGGCGCAACTTAAAGGCGGTGAAGTAGTGGCCATATTCGGTTCGGGACCAGTTGGCCTGATGGCGCAAAAAGCTGCATGGATCAATGGTGCAAGCCGCGTCATCGCTATCGACCCGGTTAACTATCGCCTGGATAAAGCCCGCGCGGTAAATAAAGTTGATACATTAAACCCCAACGAAGTTGACGTGGTTGAAGCTATCCGCGAAATGACCGGTGGTCGTGGAGCAGATGTTTGCGTGGATGCAGTAGGTTTCGAACCGGAGCGCACCATCCTTGACAGGGCAAAAGCAGCAATTAACTTTGAAGTTGGCAGTATGAAAGTGCTGGATATGGCTTTTAAAGCAGTTCGCCGTATGGGTACTGTAAGCATAGTGGGCGTTTACGGCTCTACCTATGATAATTTCCCTTTCCACCGCTTATTTGATAAAGGCATAACGCTGAAAATGGGGCAGGCGCCGGTGATCAACTATATTGATCATTTGATTGACCTGGTTAAAGAGGAAAAGGTTGTGTTGGATGATATTATCAGCCACACATTGCCATTGAGTGAGGTAACTCATGCTTATGAAATCTTCGACAAGAAAGAGGACGATTGCGTTAAAGTGGTTTTAAAACCATAA
- a CDS encoding MBL fold metallo-hydrolase produces MKLHTIDTGFFKLDGGAMFGVVPKAIWQKTNPADDNNLCTWAMRCLLVEDGNRLILIDTGIGNKQSEKFFSHYYLHGSASMDSSLAAKGFHRDDITDVFLTHLHFDHVGGAVIRVGDNLQPAFRNATYWSNTQHWDWAVNPNDREKASFLKENILPIQESGQLKFIDAVNGFKFTENISIRLAFGHTDAMMLPLISYKGHQILYMADLLPSVGHLPLPYVMAYDIFPLKTLQERKVYWAEAVEKEYILYLEHDPFNECCTLQQTEKGIKVKEIFDLDKL; encoded by the coding sequence ATGAAACTGCATACGATAGATACCGGTTTTTTTAAATTAGATGGCGGGGCAATGTTTGGAGTTGTGCCGAAAGCGATCTGGCAAAAAACCAACCCGGCTGATGATAATAACCTGTGTACATGGGCGATGCGTTGTTTATTGGTGGAAGACGGGAACCGGTTAATTTTGATAGATACGGGTATAGGTAACAAACAAAGTGAAAAGTTCTTCAGTCACTATTACCTGCATGGCAGTGCATCCATGGATAGCTCATTAGCGGCCAAAGGTTTTCACCGCGATGATATCACCGATGTTTTTCTTACACACCTGCACTTTGATCATGTTGGCGGTGCGGTTATACGAGTGGGCGACAATTTGCAACCTGCATTTAGAAACGCCACTTACTGGAGCAACACCCAACATTGGGATTGGGCGGTAAACCCAAATGACCGGGAGAAGGCCTCGTTTTTAAAAGAAAATATCTTACCGATACAGGAGAGCGGACAACTTAAATTTATAGATGCGGTTAATGGATTTAAATTTACGGAAAACATCAGCATTCGGCTTGCCTTTGGGCATACAGATGCCATGATGCTCCCGCTGATCAGCTACAAGGGGCATCAGATTTTATATATGGCCGACCTGCTGCCTTCTGTAGGGCACCTGCCGTTACCCTATGTAATGGCTTATGATATATTCCCCTTGAAAACCTTGCAAGAGCGCAAAGTTTATTGGGCTGAGGCAGTAGAAAAAGAATACATATTGTACCTGGAGCATGACCCTTTTAATGAATGTTGTACCCTGCAGCAAACGGAAAAAGGTATAAAAGTGAAGGAAATTTTTGACCTGGATAAACTTTAA
- a CDS encoding RNA polymerase subunit sigma yields MRQLKITQSITNRESQSLDKYLHEIGKVDLITAEEEVILAQKIREGDQAALERLTKTNLRFVVSVAKQYQNQGLTLGDLINEGNLGLIKAAKRFDETKGFKFISYAVWWIRQSILQAIAEQSRIVRLPLNQVGSLSKISKAFSKLEQEFEREPSPEELADTLETTVDKISDTLSNSGRHVSMDAPFVQGEENTLLDVLENKEPNTDSILINESLSEEIKRSLSTLTEREREIIVLFFGLGSNHPLSLEEIGEKFNLTRERVRQIKDKALQRLRHTSRSKILKSYLG; encoded by the coding sequence ATGAGACAACTCAAAATAACCCAATCAATAACCAATCGTGAGTCACAATCCCTCGATAAATACTTGCACGAAATTGGTAAAGTTGATTTGATAACCGCCGAAGAAGAAGTAATACTAGCCCAAAAAATACGCGAAGGCGATCAGGCTGCATTGGAAAGGTTAACCAAAACCAATCTTCGTTTTGTTGTGTCTGTTGCTAAACAATATCAAAACCAGGGCCTCACCCTTGGAGATTTAATAAATGAGGGTAACCTGGGGTTGATAAAAGCAGCCAAGCGCTTCGATGAAACCAAAGGATTTAAATTTATTTCTTACGCAGTTTGGTGGATCCGCCAGTCAATTTTGCAGGCCATTGCCGAGCAGAGCCGTATTGTGCGTTTGCCGTTAAACCAGGTTGGGAGTTTAAGTAAAATAAGCAAGGCGTTCTCCAAATTAGAGCAGGAGTTTGAACGTGAGCCATCTCCGGAAGAACTTGCAGACACACTGGAAACTACGGTAGACAAAATATCTGACACATTAAGTAACAGCGGCCGCCACGTATCGATGGATGCACCGTTTGTACAAGGCGAAGAAAACACATTGCTGGATGTACTGGAAAATAAAGAGCCCAATACAGACTCGATTTTGATCAACGAATCTCTGTCTGAAGAGATCAAACGTTCCTTATCAACCCTAACCGAGCGCGAGCGGGAGATCATTGTATTATTCTTTGGCCTTGGCAGTAACCACCCGCTTTCATTGGAAGAAATTGGCGAAAAATTTAACCTTACCCGCGAACGGGTTCGCCAGATAAAAGATAAAGCTTTGCAGCGTTTACGCCATACCTCGCGCAGCAAAATCCTCAAATCATACCTCGGTTAA
- a CDS encoding isomerase — MTIPIYQADAFTDQLFGGNPAAVCPLSDWLPDEVMQKIALENNLAETAFFVKNETGYLLRWFTPELEIDLCGHATLASAHIIFTELNFQGDTIHFDTLKAGVLTVKRDGDKYVMDFPSRPPFPAELPIGLVEALGDKQPQKVLRSRDYLLIYETEDDIASIVPNHSALAKINTLGVIVSAPGNDVDFVSRFFAPAAGVPEDPVTGSAHCNLIPYWAEKLGKNKLHAFQISARRGELWCELKGERVTMAGKAVTYLKGEIYV; from the coding sequence ATGACTATCCCAATTTACCAGGCCGATGCTTTTACCGATCAACTATTTGGCGGGAACCCCGCTGCTGTTTGTCCGCTGAGTGACTGGCTGCCGGATGAAGTAATGCAAAAAATAGCCTTAGAGAATAATTTAGCCGAAACAGCTTTCTTCGTGAAAAATGAAACCGGTTACCTCTTGCGGTGGTTTACGCCGGAGTTAGAAATTGATCTCTGCGGCCATGCCACGCTTGCTTCGGCTCATATTATTTTTACTGAGTTGAATTTTCAGGGCGATACCATCCATTTCGATACGCTAAAAGCAGGCGTACTAACAGTAAAGCGCGATGGTGATAAATATGTAATGGATTTCCCTTCGAGGCCACCATTTCCGGCCGAACTTCCGATAGGCTTGGTAGAGGCCCTGGGCGATAAGCAACCACAAAAAGTGCTGCGATCAAGGGATTACTTATTGATCTATGAAACCGAAGATGATATTGCCAGTATAGTGCCCAACCATTCTGCCCTTGCTAAAATAAATACGCTGGGCGTTATTGTAAGCGCGCCAGGAAATGATGTCGATTTCGTGTCGCGCTTTTTTGCGCCGGCGGCCGGTGTACCGGAGGATCCTGTTACCGGATCAGCTCATTGTAACCTGATCCCCTATTGGGCCGAAAAATTGGGCAAGAATAAATTGCATGCCTTTCAGATCTCCGCCCGGAGAGGCGAATTGTGGTGCGAATTAAAAGGCGAAAGAGTAACCATGGCTGGCAAGGCAGTAACTTATTTAAAGGGAGAAATTTATGTGTAG